The Natronomonas salsuginis genomic sequence CGTTTTTCAACAGCCGCATCGGCTCGCCGTTGATCGCGAAGTACATGAGCACGAAACTCGTCGAGCCCGCGATCATGAACGGGATGACGGCCCACTGGACGATCGGCGCGAACGCCCCAATGCTCAGCGGCTCGGGCGAAAAGCCAGCCGTCGACACGGACGTGAGCGCGTGGGCGACGGCGTTGTACAGCCCCATCTTCGGCGCGAGGTCGACGAGATGGAGCCCGTAGTAGACGACGACCGCGAGCGCCGTCAGTCCGACGTACAACCCCCAGATGAGCCGCGCCGTCTCGGAGATCCGAGGCGTCAGCTTGTTCACGTTTCTCGTCTGCGTTTCGGTCTCCATGAGCTGTGCGCCACCGACGCCGAGTTCCGAGAGGATCGCCGTCGCGAGGATGAGGATACCGAGCCCGCCGAGCCACTGGAGGATCTGTCGCCACATCAGTATCGACCGATCGTGGATCGAGAAGTCCACCAGCGTCGTCGCTCCCGTCGTCGTCAGCCCGCTCATCGCCTCGAACATGGCGTTGATAGGGTGGGCAATCGTTCCCATGCCCGCGGTGACGAACGGGATCGCACCCACAGTGGCCACGAGAAACCAGATTACGGCGACCGCCAGAAAGGCCTCTCGCGGCCCGAGATCGCCGGGGTCGCCGGGCAGCGACCGAAGCCCGCCGCCCAGCGCGATCGTGACGACGATCGCGACGACGAACGGGAGCACGGACTCGCCGTACCACACTGCGATCGCGAGCGGGAAGACGAGCGGAATCGCGAGATACAGTAGTATTCGCCCGGTAAGATCGAGGCTCGTCCGCCAGTCGACGCGTACGCGGACCATCTACGCCATCGTGGTGAGCTCGTCGACGAACGAAGACTCGACGAAGACGATGATGTGGTCGCCGATCTGAAGCTCCGTGTCGCCGCGGGGGGTGATCATCTCTCTGTTCCGCGTGATCGCACCGAAGACGAGATCCGCGTCGATATCGGCGGCGATGTCCCGAATTGGACGATGGATCAACTCGCTCGAGTCGGTCAGTTCGAGCTCCAACACCTCCGCTTGATCGCCTTCGAGGACGGCGATGTTTTCTGCGACGCCGCCGTGCGTAAAGCGGGTGATCTCCTCGGCGGTCACCTGACGGGGATTGATCGCCACGTCGATGCCGATCTCCTCGAACAGCGTCACGTACTCGCCGTTGTCGACGACCGCGACGACGCGGTCGGTGCCGAGGCGTTTCGCCAGCATCGATACCAGGAGGTTCCGCTCGTCGCTGTCCAGCGCCGCGATGACGATGTCGGCCTCGTCGACGTGTTCGCGCCCGAGGAACTCAGTGTCGGTCGCGTCGTGCTCCATCACGAGCGTATTGGGGAGTTTCTCCGCGAGTTTCCGCGCTCGGGCGTGATCCCGTTCGATGATCCGCGGCGAAAGATCGCGTTCTTCTAGCAGTCGAGCCGTCTGGTAGCCGATCTCCGAGCCGCCGATGACGACGATTTCG encodes the following:
- a CDS encoding TrkH family potassium uptake protein, with protein sequence MVRVRVDWRTSLDLTGRILLYLAIPLVFPLAIAVWYGESVLPFVVAIVVTIALGGGLRSLPGDPGDLGPREAFLAVAVIWFLVATVGAIPFVTAGMGTIAHPINAMFEAMSGLTTTGATTLVDFSIHDRSILMWRQILQWLGGLGILILATAILSELGVGGAQLMETETQTRNVNKLTPRISETARLIWGLYVGLTALAVVVYYGLHLVDLAPKMGLYNAVAHALTSVSTAGFSPEPLSIGAFAPIVQWAVIPFMIAGSTSFVLMYFAINGEPMRLLKNEEFHFYIGALAFFTTLVAAALVFDPNAGFSAEATLRHAAFNVASMVTTTGYASVDFDLWSAAGKHMLFLCMFLGGMVGSTTCSIKSLRWLVALKAFRRNLFTSVHPEAVRPVRLSGRTVDEETIRDIYAYLLLSLVIFFLFTILIVVDAARIGANVSEFDAMGAAASTFLNIGPAFGEAGPYGTYNGFSMATKTAMILLMWIGRIEIIPVLVLFTRAFWRT